CTTTCAGGTTGACGAGAAACAGGCTGATTCCGTCGGTCTTCTTCTTGACCTGATCAAAAGGAGTGGTGCGCGTGAGCAGCAGGAGTAGGTCCGAATGCTGATAGCGCGAGGTGAAAATTTTCTGCCCGTTTATGACGTACTGATCGCCCTCGCGCCGCGCGAACGTTTTGATCCGTGGCGTCTCCGAACCAGCATCCGGTTCCGTAATTCCAAATGACTGCAGTCGCAGCTCGCCCGATGCGATCGCGGGTAAATAGCGACGCTTCTGCTCGGCCGATCCGTGCTTCAAGATAGAAGCCATCGTGTACATCTGCGCATGGCACGCCACCGCATTGCCGCCGCTGCGATTGATCTCTTCGAGAATGATCGATGCCTCCAGCATCCCGAGTCCAGCCCCGCCGTATTCCTGCGGAATCAGGGCCGCGAGCCAACCGGCCTGGCTCAGAGTTTTGACGAATTCATCGGGATAGGCGCTCTTCTCATCGCATCCGCGCCAATACTCATTGCCGAAACGCTCGCACAGGTCGGCGACCGCCGTACGGATTTCCTTTTGACTCTCGGTCAACTCAAAATTCATGGCTTCTCCGCCGCGCGCCGATTCACCGATTCTTCCATTGAGGTTTTCTTTTTTCGTTGAAGGCCGCGATTCCTTCCAATCGGTCCTCGCTGCCGATCAGGACGTTGTAAGCGGCGATGTCGAGCGCGTATGCGGTGGCGGAGTCGCAATCCTGGCCGCGACTCGTCGAGAGCTTTGCCATCCGAACTGCCATCGGCGCGCTATCAACGATCTGTCCAGCTGATTCGAGTGCGCTCTTGAGCGCATCGCCTGCGGGAACCACCCGATTGACGAGACCCCACGCGTACGCGGTCTCCGCGTTTATTGCGAGCCCGGTATAGATCATTTCGCGAGCCCGCCGCATCCCGATACTGCGCGCCAGTTTCTGCAGACCTCCTCCTCCCGGCAGAATTCCTCGAGTAACTTCCTTGAGCGCAAACTGGGCCGTCGCCGACGCGACGATAAAATCGGCGCCAAGGGCAATCTCGCAGCCGCCTGCAAACGCGAACCCTTCCACCGCGGCGATTATTGGGATCGGAAAATCCCACATCGCTTTGAACATCTCTTCGATCAACTGATGCTGCCGCCGCCATTGGTCGTTGCTCATGCCGTTGCGCTCTTTGAGGTCACCTCCCGTCGAAAAAGCGCGGCTTCCGGATCCCGTGATAACCCCGCATCGAAGCGCTTCGTTGTGGGCCTGTTCGCGAAAGAGATTAAGGAGCTCCTGGATCATGAGCGTGTTCATCGCATTCAGGGCGTCAGGACGATTCAGCGTGACCACCGCGATACGCGAATCGCTCAGCCAATCCAGCTTCAAAGTATCCATCTGTACTGACTCCAGAATTTTACTGCCGCGGCTAGCCCATGAAGGCCATCAATGGAGAAGCGGGCATAAAGACCGAGCTGGATAGCCATACGGCAGCGACGCCATTTACGCGAGTGGCGGAGGTGCAGGCCAGCATGGACCGGCCTTCGGCAACATCGCCGGCAACGCATGCTGAAGTAATTCCTCAAACCAGCGCGAGGTCTCGATCAACTTTTCAAGATTGATGCCGGTATCAATTCCGATTCCTTCCAGCATGAAGACCAGGTCTTCCATCGGGATATTGCCGGTTGCCTTCGGCGCAAATGGGCAGCCGCCCGCGCCTCCCGTTGATGCGTCCAGCACATCAGCGCCCGCCTGTACGGCGGCGTAGGCGTTGGCCAGTCCGATGTTCCGAGTGTTGTGTACGTGGATGCCGACACGCACGTCGGGAAATTCGCGCCGGGCGCGTAGCACCATTCGTTCAATTTGCGGCGGCACCGCCATCCCAACGGTATCCGCAAAATCCACTTCCGCCGCTCCCGCCTCGACGAATTTTGTCGCAAGCCGCATGACCCGCTCGGGACTTACTGCACCTTCAAAGGGACAGCCGAACGATGTAGCGATCGTGCCGGTGAGTTCTACAGCGTCGCCGCGCGCACGTTCGAAAATCGGCACATAGGACGCCATCGTTTGATCAGGCAGCGCATTCGCGTTCTTCTGATTCATCGTGTCCGTCGCCGCGACTACCAGCCGGATGTAACGAGCTCCGGCGTTTACTGCGCGCTCGTACCCGCGATCGTTGAGCACCAGTACGATCGGCCTGAGATCGGGAATCGTTGACGACAAGCTGAACACCTCTTCGGCGCCCGCCATCTGCGGTACCCATTTCGGACTGGCGAACGACGCTACTTCGATCCACCGGAGTCCGGCCGCGGCAAGTCGCCTGATCAATTCATGCCTTTGCGCCGCGGACAGAGAGGTCTTCTCGTTCTGAATACCGTCTCGCGGCGACACATCGCATAGAGTGATTTGGTTTGCCATGTCGTTTCCTTTGCCGGTTCCGCTCGTTGGTTTGAACGCGCGTTTTACCGTCCTCCTATGCGCCCTTCTGAGGCGGCGGTGAAAACGGTAGTGGCATGCCCGCGGGCAATCCGAACTCGTCTGAGCCGCCAGGCAGCGCTGCCTCGGCGGCGCGCTCAAACGCCGGTCGTGACTCTACTTTGCGCTTCCATTCGGCGATGTGCGGATAGTCAGCAGCGTCAATCCAGACCAGTAGTTTGGCCCCTCGCACCGCGTAATGCATCATGATGTCTGCAGCGGTAAACTCAGCGCCTCCGAAGTACGGGTTCTTCGAAAGATAGTCTTCCACGTAGTCAAAGACCCCCAAGAGATCCGACTAGGGCTGGTTTGTCGATGGGTTCTCCAAACCTATAGCCAACTGTCAGTATCGCAGTGACTTCGACGCCGGTTGCGAGCGCCACAAAGCGGTCGGTCGCCATCCTGCTCATGGCCGTCGCCTCAGCAAAGTGCATCCACTGCGTGTACTTCAGGTAATCGTTTGCTTTTACCGGAGGAATCAGGCGCCCTCTTCCGTATCGTGCGACGAGGACGTCCAAAATCGCCCCAGACTCGACTATGAATTCTCCGCCAAGGCGGATCGTCGGGGCCATTGGCATCAACGGATACTCCTTGCGCAGTTGCACCATCGATCCGAGCACGTCCCCGGGCTTGAAAATCAGATCGTAAGGAATACCCAGTTCTTCACATAGCCAGATGACACGAAACGAACGGCGTCCCTCTATATGATAAATCGTTACCCTTTCGGTTTGAGCATCACTGGTTGCAACCATAGCTTTCCTCTATTGGCCTCAGTCGGTCGAAAGGGTAACCGGGCCAGTGCGACCCGCCATATAGTTCAGGAACTGCAACACGTCGGGGAGCATCGTATACGGCGAGATGTGATCCTCAACTCCGCAGAGCGGAATCGAAGCCGCGAGGCTCGACCATCTCAGCGAGCGCGAAATCTTCCTCGTAGATCTGCCAATCGGCTTTTTGCGCGCGAAGGTAATCCTGGAAAATGATCGATACGCCAAGCTACACAATGAATCCTCCATGGTGAATCGCCGACTGGAGCAATCAGTGCTCGCTAAAGCGTGGGGAAAGCGGGACTCCATCAACAGAGAACCTCGCACAATTCTCAGCTACCCGGATCGAAATTGACATGCAAACGGTCTGTGCTGGAATTCTAATCCAAATTTGAACGGGTGGTGACGAAGAGCGACCACCCGAGCAGTCACTTGGGCGAAGTTGGGAACTAAGGTTACCGCGCGACCCAGGCACCATCGATAACCAAAGGATGACCGGTGACGAACGATGATGCATCGGACATAAGCCAGAGCACGCCCTCCGCAATCTCCTCCGGCCTGCCCATACGCCCGATCGGTTCGCCGGAGGTAAGCTCCTCTTCCGTGATTGATCGATTGTCGAGCAAGCGCTCGACCATCGGCGTCCTGATAACGCCAGGGCATACGCAATTGACCCTGATCTTCTTCGTGGCGAATTCAAGCGCGGCGGTGCGCGTGAGTTGCACTACACCACCCTTGGAAGCGTTGTAGGCGGGCAATCCTTCGAAGCCGACCAGCCCTGCAATCGACGCGGTGTTGACGATATTACCGCCACCGGTTTTGAGCATCGCCTGGATTTCGTACTTCATGCACAACCAGACACCTTTCAGATTGATCGCGACTACCTGATCGAAGAGCTCTTCTGAACATTCGGCCGTGTTCGCCATCTTGCCTTCGATTCCGGCGTTGTTGAACGCGCAATCGATACGGCCATGGCGTTTGACAGTCTCGCTCACCATCGCTTCGGCCTGTCCCGCGATGGAAACATCGGCCTCAATGAAGCCGGCTTCGCCGCCTGCCTCTTTGACCATCCTAACCGTGCGCTCGCCACCTTCAGGGATATAGTCAGCGATCATGACCTTCGCGCCTTCGCCCGCCACTCTGAGCGCGGTGGCGCGGCCGATTCCTGAGCCACCACCGGTTACCAAAACGATCTTTCCCTCTAATAGTCCCGGCATGATTTGCACCTCCAACCGCGTTTCGGCGCGTAGATGACTTTAGGAGCGACTCCAGACGATTTGCAAATGTTCCTCGGTCGCGAGGGCGTGATCTCCTCGGTTCTCCGTGCGCTGGCGAAAAAGCCGCTTCGGGTGCAACAATCTGCCCACGAGGAGGACTGACTCATGAGTGAAGCCGTCACTGAACCTACGCAGGGGCAAGTGCCAACCGCCCACGAGCTGGGCTTCGACCCGGGGCTACTGCGGGAGAAGTACGCCGCCGAGCGTGCCAAAAGGCTACGAGCCGACGGCAACACTCAGTACCAGGAGATCAGCGGACGGTTCGAGCACTTCAACGTGGATCCATACGTCGAGCCAGGCTTCGCGCGCGCCGCGCTGTACGAAGAACTTGAGGTCATGATTATTGGTGGCGGCTTTGGAGGGATGCTCGCAGCAGTTCGGTTGCAGGAGGTCGGGATCAACAACTTCCGCATAGTCGAGAAAGCCGGCGATTTCGGCGGCACTTGGTATTGGAATCGTTATCCCGGTGCTCAGTGCGACGTCGAGGGTTACCTTTACCTGCCCCTACTGGAAGAGACGGGTTACATTCCCAAAGAGAGATACTCGTTCGCGCCGGAGATCTTTGCCCACGCCCAGAGGATCGGCCAGCGCTTCCATCTGTACGAGAAAGCCTGCTTCCAGACGAAGATAAAAGAGGCGCGTTGGGATGATCAGGCGGGACGCTGGACCGTGACCACCGATCGTGGCGATATATTCAAGACCCGCTTTGTGATCATGTCGAGCGGGCCGCTGAACAAGCCCAAGTTGCCCGGAATCCCTGGGATTGAAAAATTCAAAGGGCATACCTTCCACACGAGTCGCTGGGACTACGACTACACCGGCGGGAATACCACTGGAGGCTTGGACAAACTCAAGGACAAGCGCGTCGGAATTATCGGGACCGGAGCCACCGCGATCCAGTGCATTCCCCATCTGGGCATGTGTGCGCAGCAGCTCTACGTATTTCAGCGCACGCCGTCCTCTGTAGACGAGCGGAACAATACCCCCACCGATCCCGAATGGGCGAAAAAGCTGAAGCCCGGCTGGCAGGAGTATCGTAACCGCAACTTCACCGCCCTTCTGGATGGAGTGCAAATTGAGAAGGATGAGGTCCGGGATAAGTGGACCAGCCCGCTCAAGAAACTTGGAGATCTGATCTCCAGCAGGAATGACTCGACCCTCTCCGCCGAAGCGCGGATGGCTCTGGCCGAGATCGCCGACTTTCAAAAGATGAACGAGATTCGGGGCCGCGTGTCTTCAACGGTGAGAGATTCGACGACGGCCGAAGCGCTGAAGCCCTGGTTCGGGCAATGGTGCAAGCGGCCGACCTTCAATGATGAATACCTGCCGACTTTCAACCGACCAAACGTCAAGTTGGTGGACACCAGCAGCAAGGCCATTGAGCGAGTGACTGAGCGCGGAGTGATAGTGGACGGAGTCGAATATGAAGTGGACTGCGTTATCTTCGCCACCGGGTTCGAGGTTGGGACCGCGTACACCCGGCGGGGTGAGTTCGCGATGTATGGCCGTGATGGCCTCTCGCTCGCCGACTATTGGGAGAATGGAATGCGGACCTTCCATGGCTTCCTGAGTTGCGGCTTTCCCAACTGCTTTCATATGGGGCTGACGCAGACCGGCCTGACGGCGAACTTTACTTACATGCTCAACAAGCAGGCTCATCACATCGCCCGACTCATAACCCTGGTCGATCGGCGTAACGCAAAATCAATCGAGCCAACGCCCGAAGCCGAGGCAGAGTGGGTGCGGATCGTTAACGGCACAAACCCGATGACGAAATACCAAAGCGTCTGCACGCCGGGCTACTACAACGGTGAGGGGACAGGCGAGGGTGGGTTCCTACAAGCCGTGTACCCCCAAGGCGCGTTAGCCTTTTTCGACCTGCTGTCCCGCTGGCGTGAGCAGGGTGATTTCGAGGATCTCGTTGTGAAGTAGTTTGTCGAGAAGCATACGACCTTGTTGCGGTGCTTCTGCGGACGCGCGCACGTTAACATGGGCGCGGTCCAGCCGTCCGGTTTATGCCGGCGTTGCGAAGTTAGTCAGGCCATTCTGTCACAAGCCCGTGCAGCAGCCGGAACCGCCGGTCCTTATGTCAGGACCGATAAGCACGCGCTCAGGTGGGTCGCGCGATTGGCGATGCTTACAACCCGGTCTGCTTTCAAGCCGACAGAGCGGTGGGTTACATGTGCAAGCAGCTAGCCGGACTCGAGGAGTAGCTCGCGAAAGTTGGCCGCGACTTCGGCCAACTCGACATCACCGTAATGATCTTCGTTGCCCGATGAACCTACGCGGACCCAAGAGATTATCGGTGGGATGGCTGAGACTGGTATTCAGCGAATGGTCGAAGTGAACGCTATAGAACCCGCTCTCCGGCGTCGGCGATTATCGTGGCAACGCTCGATCACCTCGCGAAGATCGCTCTGCAGCCGGCTCCAGGCGGACGCCATCCGGGACAACTCAAATGACGCCATCGCGGCGCAATTTGACAACTTCGTCCGCGGAAATACCGAGGCGTTGCAGGACTTCTGCGGTGTGCTCGCCAAGTTCGGGGACATGCGGCGAGATCTCATCGCCGTGCAGACCGGACATCTTTATGGCGGAACCGAGAACCTTGATGTCGTCGTGATCGCCGATGGTCCCATTGCGGACAACGTGACGTTCGGGAAGTTCGGGATCGGCTGCTACTTCCTCGATTTCACGCACCGGAGCGCACGGGATTTGGTTCGCGAGGAGAAGCGTGACGAGATCGTCACGTTTTTGCACGCAAGACCATTCTCCAACCATAGCGTCAATCTGGTCCACTAAGTTGAAGCGGCTCCGATGATCCTTGTAGTCGGGATGGCTAATGAGGTCCTCGCGGTTCATCAGCCGCGCAAGTTGATGCCAGTTAGCTTCAGTTAGGCAGTAAATCCAGATTTCGCCATCGGCACATGGATAGGTATTGCAGGGACAGGTTGTGGGATGGCGGTTGCCAAGGCGGCGAACTTTGAATCCGTCCTGGACGACACCGATCGCCCCGTTGATCGCGGGCATACACACGTCGAGCATCGCAACCTCAACCTTACGGCCACGGCCGGTGCGCTCCCGTTCGAGGAGAGCCGCGAGGATGCCCGCGGCAAGATGCATCCCGGTACTGGTGTCGATGAGCGCGGCGGTAACCCGGACGCCAGGGCGGTCAGCATATCCGGTCATGCTGATGATGCCAGAGGCGGCCTGGATGGTGAAATCCATCGCGCCCAGCTCGGCGAAGCGACTGTCGCGGCCGTAACCCTTGCTGGAGGCGAAGACTAGGCGGGGGAAGCGTGGCGCAAGGTCGTCGTAGCCGAGTCCGAGCCGTTCCAGCGCGCCGGGTGCGTAGTTTTCGAGGAGGACGTCCGAATCGGCGAGCATCCGGAAGAAGATATCCCGGCCGCGCGGATCTTTGAGGTTAAGGGAGACCGACTTCTTGCCGGTATTGAGCATGAGGAAGCCGTAATTGGTGCCGTGTTTTGCGGGCGGACGTGTCCGCAGAAGCTCGCCAGATCCAACAGGTTCGACCTTGATGACTTCAGCGCCGAAATGGGCCAGTTGGAGGCCGCAATAGGGACCCGCGTAAATTTGCGCGAGTTCGATGACCCGATAACCGTCCAGTGGCAGACTCATGCAAGTTCCTTTTGACCCTCATCCTTCAGACGTGTCCCGACCATCTGTTCGAGGGTCTTCTGCAAACTGAGCGACGGCGGTCTCTTTTAAGGCAACCTATTCAGAGTAGAAGACCCTTGGAACATCACCTTTCAGTTCTCCCTATAGGAACCGTCGCATATCAGGGCGCGGCGTTTTCAACCTGAGGCTTCGTCCTCAATGATGGGATGTCTCCCGTGGTGAGGTGACTGCGACCGGTATGACCGCGGCCAAACATATTGTCAAGAAGGAGTCACCAGCTGCGGGAGAGGCTGCCAGCGGGTCATTCGCCATCAACAGTTTTGCGCCAGCGACCCCAGCGGCGGCGAGGCAGTCCTCAGCGCAACGGCTTCGCGCTACAAGGCGTGAAAGGGGCTGCTTGAAAACCGGCTTGCTGGCTTCGACATTCACGTCAATGTCCTTCGGCATCTCCACTAACGGAGAGCAATGGGATCCATGAGGATCTTCGGTTCATAGTCGAGCCGCTGATGAACCCCGCGGTAGACGGCTGCTGCTTTGCTGGTGCTACTCGGTTTATCGTTCTCTATTGCGTCCTCGCCCTGCGAGACTCCCTGAGGGTTCGTTTCAATGAGCGGGTCCTGTTAGACCCACACATCGGTGATTTGCTCTTCGAATGGTCAAGAAACCGATGCTCGATTTGGTGCCCACCCTATTCCACTGTGGAATACCTCGCGCCGAGAACCAATCCACCGCCTCGCGGCGAATTCGCCATCATCGCGTAGAGCTCAGCGCCAATAGCTCGCCGAATCACGAGAGCGCGACCTTCTATCAAGATTGCTCGCGGACCGCTGGAGCGAAAAGGGACAGTTCTGCGACGGTGCTCCAGACGCCGATTAGGTCCTCCTGCGCGACAACAACTGATTGCACTTCGGCCGAGAGTGGCAGATGAGCCTCAAGTCTGGCGTGTACTTCTTGTTCGAGTTGATCCAATTGGAAGTCATTTTCTGCGGTCGCAATCGTGAGATGAGGAATCACCTCGAGGAATTTTCCACCATAGGGCGGAGTCTCTGGAAACGCGCGGTGGATGGCCTGCATTAGCGTGCGCAGCGGACCGTTATTTTGGACTTTCAGGTAGAGAACTCGATCTCTCGGGAAGCGTCCGATTGCTGAGAACGTTATTGGAAATGCCGCGCAGTTCGCAATTATGGCTCGAACTGCA
The nucleotide sequence above comes from Candidatus Binataceae bacterium. Encoded proteins:
- a CDS encoding enoyl-CoA hydratase-related protein; translation: MDTLKLDWLSDSRIAVVTLNRPDALNAMNTLMIQELLNLFREQAHNEALRCGVITGSGSRAFSTGGDLKERNGMSNDQWRRQHQLIEEMFKAMWDFPIPIIAAVEGFAFAGGCEIALGADFIVASATAQFALKEVTRGILPGGGGLQKLARSIGMRRAREMIYTGLAINAETAYAWGLVNRVVPAGDALKSALESAGQIVDSAPMAVRMAKLSTSRGQDCDSATAYALDIAAYNVLIGSEDRLEGIAAFNEKRKPQWKNR
- a CDS encoding hydroxymethylglutaryl-CoA lyase, translating into MANQITLCDVSPRDGIQNEKTSLSAAQRHELIRRLAAAGLRWIEVASFASPKWVPQMAGAEEVFSLSSTIPDLRPIVLVLNDRGYERAVNAGARYIRLVVAATDTMNQKNANALPDQTMASYVPIFERARGDAVELTGTIATSFGCPFEGAVSPERVMRLATKFVEAGAAEVDFADTVGMAVPPQIERMVLRARREFPDVRVGIHVHNTRNIGLANAYAAVQAGADVLDASTGGAGGCPFAPKATGNIPMEDLVFMLEGIGIDTGINLEKLIETSRWFEELLQHALPAMLPKAGPCWPAPPPLA
- a CDS encoding glutathione S-transferase family protein, with the protein product MEDYLSKNPYFGGAEFTAADIMMHYAVRGAKLLVWIDAADYPHIAEWKRKVESRPAFERAAEAALPGGSDEFGLPAGMPLPFSPPPQKGA
- a CDS encoding glutathione S-transferase N-terminal domain-containing protein, whose protein sequence is MVATSDAQTERVTIYHIEGRRSFRVIWLCEELGIPYDLIFKPGDVLGSMVQLRKEYPLMPMAPTIRLGGEFIVESGAILDVLVARYGRGRLIPPVKANDYLKYTQWMHFAEATAMSRMATDRFVALATGVEVTAILTVGYRFGEPIDKPALVGSLGGL
- a CDS encoding glucose 1-dehydrogenase, which codes for MPGLLEGKIVLVTGGGSGIGRATALRVAGEGAKVMIADYIPEGGERTVRMVKEAGGEAGFIEADVSIAGQAEAMVSETVKRHGRIDCAFNNAGIEGKMANTAECSEELFDQVVAINLKGVWLCMKYEIQAMLKTGGGNIVNTASIAGLVGFEGLPAYNASKGGVVQLTRTAALEFATKKIRVNCVCPGVIRTPMVERLLDNRSITEEELTSGEPIGRMGRPEEIAEGVLWLMSDASSFVTGHPLVIDGAWVAR
- a CDS encoding NAD(P)/FAD-dependent oxidoreductase, with translation MSEAVTEPTQGQVPTAHELGFDPGLLREKYAAERAKRLRADGNTQYQEISGRFEHFNVDPYVEPGFARAALYEELEVMIIGGGFGGMLAAVRLQEVGINNFRIVEKAGDFGGTWYWNRYPGAQCDVEGYLYLPLLEETGYIPKERYSFAPEIFAHAQRIGQRFHLYEKACFQTKIKEARWDDQAGRWTVTTDRGDIFKTRFVIMSSGPLNKPKLPGIPGIEKFKGHTFHTSRWDYDYTGGNTTGGLDKLKDKRVGIIGTGATAIQCIPHLGMCAQQLYVFQRTPSSVDERNNTPTDPEWAKKLKPGWQEYRNRNFTALLDGVQIEKDEVRDKWTSPLKKLGDLISSRNDSTLSAEARMALAEIADFQKMNEIRGRVSSTVRDSTTAEALKPWFGQWCKRPTFNDEYLPTFNRPNVKLVDTSSKAIERVTERGVIVDGVEYEVDCVIFATGFEVGTAYTRRGEFAMYGRDGLSLADYWENGMRTFHGFLSCGFPNCFHMGLTQTGLTANFTYMLNKQAHHIARLITLVDRRNAKSIEPTPEAEAEWVRIVNGTNPMTKYQSVCTPGYYNGEGTGEGGFLQAVYPQGALAFFDLLSRWREQGDFEDLVVK
- a CDS encoding CaiB/BaiF CoA-transferase family protein; amino-acid sequence: MSLPLDGYRVIELAQIYAGPYCGLQLAHFGAEVIKVEPVGSGELLRTRPPAKHGTNYGFLMLNTGKKSVSLNLKDPRGRDIFFRMLADSDVLLENYAPGALERLGLGYDDLAPRFPRLVFASSKGYGRDSRFAELGAMDFTIQAASGIISMTGYADRPGVRVTAALIDTSTGMHLAAGILAALLERERTGRGRKVEVAMLDVCMPAINGAIGVVQDGFKVRRLGNRHPTTCPCNTYPCADGEIWIYCLTEANWHQLARLMNREDLISHPDYKDHRSRFNLVDQIDAMVGEWSCVQKRDDLVTLLLANQIPCAPVREIEEVAADPELPERHVVRNGTIGDHDDIKVLGSAIKMSGLHGDEISPHVPELGEHTAEVLQRLGISADEVVKLRRDGVI